From a region of the Phragmites australis chromosome 21, lpPhrAust1.1, whole genome shotgun sequence genome:
- the LOC133903041 gene encoding mediator of RNA polymerase II transcription subunit 31-like isoform X2, which yields MADVESAPGGGGKPPPYKDPDDGRQRFLLELEFVQCLANPTYIHYLAQNRYFEDDAFIGYLKYLKYWQRPEYIKYIMYPHCLFFLELLQNANFRGAMAHPTSKELAHRQQYFFWKNYRNNRLKHILPRPPPEPTLVPAPAQAPTMVPLPPPVPTTAVPPVPAPSSSLPSVAAAGASAMSPMQFVGTPGINIPKNDMRNPMGSRKRKMG from the exons ATGGCCGACGTTGAGTCCGCCCCTGGCGGCGGCGGGAAGCCTCCGCCGTACAAGGACCCCGACGACGGGAGGCAGCGGTTCCTTCTCGAACTGGAGTTCGTGCAGTGCCTCGCCAACCCTACCTACATCCACT ATCTAGCGCAGAATAGATATTTTGAGGATGATGCGTTTATCGGGTACCTCAAGTACCTTAAATATTGGCAGCGTCCGGAGTATATCAAATACATAAT GTATCCACACTGCCTTTTCTTTCTTGAGCTCCTCCAAAATGCGAATTTCCGGGGTGCAATGGCACATCCAACAAGCAAG GAGCTTGCTCATAGGCAGCAATATTTCTTTTGGAAGAACTATAGGAATAATAGATTGAAGCACATCCTACCACGCCCTCCTCCCGAACCTACTCTTGTGCCTGCACCTGCACAAGCACCCACAATGGTGCCCCTACCACCACCAGTGCCAACAACTGCGGTTCCACCTGTTCCAGCACCGTCATCATCTTTGCCATCTGTGGCAGCAGCTGGTGCATCTGCAATGTCTCCTATGCAGTTTGTAGGAACTCCTGGCATCAATATCCCGAAGAATGACATGAGAAATCCTATGGGTAGCAGAAAGAGAAA GATGGGCTAG
- the LOC133903039 gene encoding polyadenylate-binding protein 1-like isoform X1 — MGGSGGRYFPVEDSEADPSAAELRARLSSKDQDIEEMRRRLRELEKLDYEIPPAASHEEEPETAASATTAEKAEVDARSIYVGNVDYACLPEEVQQHFQYCGSINRVTILTDSFGQPKGFAYVEFDEVEAVQNALLLNETELHGRPLKVCPKRTNIPGMKHSRGRHPVHPFYPTYGKVPRFRRFPGYSYSPYY, encoded by the exons ATGGGCGGCTCCGGCGGACGATACTTCCCCGTCGAGGACAGCGAGGCGGACCCTTCCGCCGCCGAGCTCCGCGCCCGCCTCTCCTCCAAGGACCAG GATATCGAGGAAATGCGGAGGCGGCTGCGGGAGTTGGAGAAGCTCGACTACGAGATACCACCCGCCGCATCTCATG AAGAAGAACCAGAAACAGCTGCTTCAGCAACAACTGCTGAGAAGGCAGAGGTGGATGCTCGCTCTATATATGTCGGGAAT GTTGACTATGCTTGCTTGCCGGAAGAAGTTCAGCAGCATTTTCAGTATTGTGGAAGTATCAACAGGGTGACAATCTTGACAGACAGCTTTGGTCAACCCAAAGGGTTTGCTTATGTGGAATTTGATGAAGTTGAGGCTGTCCAGAATGCTCTCCTTTTGAATGAAACAGAACTACATGGTCGTCCTTTGAAG GTCTGTCCAAAAAGAACTAACATCCCAGGAATGAAGCATTCTAGGGGAAGGCACCCAGTTCATCCCTTCTATCCAACATATGG GAAGGTACCAAGGTTCAGGAGGTTCCCGGGATACAGCTACAGCCCTTACTACTGA
- the LOC133903041 gene encoding mediator of RNA polymerase II transcription subunit 31-like isoform X1: MADVESAPGGGGKPPPYKDPDDGRQRFLLELEFVQCLANPTYIHYLAQNRYFEDDAFIGYLKYLKYWQRPEYIKYIMYPHCLFFLELLQNANFRGAMAHPTSKELAHRQQYFFWKNYRNNRLKHILPRPPPEPTLVPAPAQAPTMVPLPPPVPTTAVPPVPAPSSSLPSVAAAGASAMSPMQFVGTPGINIPKNDMRNPMGSRKRKKDG; encoded by the exons ATGGCCGACGTTGAGTCCGCCCCTGGCGGCGGCGGGAAGCCTCCGCCGTACAAGGACCCCGACGACGGGAGGCAGCGGTTCCTTCTCGAACTGGAGTTCGTGCAGTGCCTCGCCAACCCTACCTACATCCACT ATCTAGCGCAGAATAGATATTTTGAGGATGATGCGTTTATCGGGTACCTCAAGTACCTTAAATATTGGCAGCGTCCGGAGTATATCAAATACATAAT GTATCCACACTGCCTTTTCTTTCTTGAGCTCCTCCAAAATGCGAATTTCCGGGGTGCAATGGCACATCCAACAAGCAAG GAGCTTGCTCATAGGCAGCAATATTTCTTTTGGAAGAACTATAGGAATAATAGATTGAAGCACATCCTACCACGCCCTCCTCCCGAACCTACTCTTGTGCCTGCACCTGCACAAGCACCCACAATGGTGCCCCTACCACCACCAGTGCCAACAACTGCGGTTCCACCTGTTCCAGCACCGTCATCATCTTTGCCATCTGTGGCAGCAGCTGGTGCATCTGCAATGTCTCCTATGCAGTTTGTAGGAACTCCTGGCATCAATATCCCGAAGAATGACATGAGAAATCCTATGGGTAGCAGAAAGAGAAA GAAAGATGGTTGA
- the LOC133903039 gene encoding polyadenylate-binding protein 1-like isoform X4, translating into MGGSGGRYFPVEDSEADPSAAELRARLSSKDQDIEEMRRRLRELEKLDYEIPPAASHEEEPETAASATTAEKAEVDARSIYVGNVDYACLPEEVQQHFQYCGSINRVTILTDSFGQPKGFAYVEFDEVEAVQNALLLNETELHGRPLKVCPKRTNIPGMKHSRGRHPVHPFYPTYGST; encoded by the exons ATGGGCGGCTCCGGCGGACGATACTTCCCCGTCGAGGACAGCGAGGCGGACCCTTCCGCCGCCGAGCTCCGCGCCCGCCTCTCCTCCAAGGACCAG GATATCGAGGAAATGCGGAGGCGGCTGCGGGAGTTGGAGAAGCTCGACTACGAGATACCACCCGCCGCATCTCATG AAGAAGAACCAGAAACAGCTGCTTCAGCAACAACTGCTGAGAAGGCAGAGGTGGATGCTCGCTCTATATATGTCGGGAAT GTTGACTATGCTTGCTTGCCGGAAGAAGTTCAGCAGCATTTTCAGTATTGTGGAAGTATCAACAGGGTGACAATCTTGACAGACAGCTTTGGTCAACCCAAAGGGTTTGCTTATGTGGAATTTGATGAAGTTGAGGCTGTCCAGAATGCTCTCCTTTTGAATGAAACAGAACTACATGGTCGTCCTTTGAAG GTCTGTCCAAAAAGAACTAACATCCCAGGAATGAAGCATTCTAGGGGAAGGCACCCAGTTCATCCCTTCTATCCAACATATGG CTCCACTTGA
- the LOC133903040 gene encoding RNA-binding KH domain-containing protein PEPPER-like, translated as MTDPSAAAAEVGAHASLPPPAAEEADSAAAEEAAATAKRWPGWPGDSVFRLVVPVLKVGSIIGRKGELIKRLVEETKARVRVLEGPVGATERIVLVSGKEDPSLELPPATDALMRVFKRVNGIADGAAEGTQAAAAPSVCAARLLVPGAQAINLIGKQGATIKAIQEGTGATIRVISVDERERPFYVTEDERIVEIQGETERVVKALQAVSNHLRKFLVDHSVLPLFEKTNTTVSQDHGGDGWSDMSHPSIGSTQVNQPPSVVDEYILPVKRDLLFLEREHLVDHNIHRSGVSLYGRDPALSTLRPPGIHGAGHLLTQITQTMQIPLTYAEDIIGVKGANIAYIRANSGAVVTIQESLGSPDDITVEIKGTSSQVQAAQQLIQDSLAAHREPVRSSYVGAGLDPVYRSSYSQYGSSTYPSSSLPSYSSIDDGRYPSSGLGGYGSSYRY; from the exons atgaCCGACCCatccgctgccgccgcggagGTCGGGGCGCACGCATCGCTGCCCCCGCCGGCCGCCGAGGAGGCCGATTCCGCAGCGGCGGAGGAGGCTGCGGCGACCGCGAAGAGGTGGCCCGGATGGCCCGGGGACAGCGTGTTCCGGCTGGTGGTGCCGGTGCTGAAGGTCGGGAGCATCATCGGGCGGAAGGGCGAGCTCATCAAGCGCCTCGTCGAGGAAACCAAGGCCAGGGTCCGCGTCCTCGAGGGCCCCGTCGGCGCCACCGAGCGCATT GTTTTGGTGTCCGGAAAAGAAGACCCAAGCTTGGAGCTGCCTCCAGCTACTGATGCTCTGATGAGAGTTTTTAAACGTGTCAATGGAATAGCAGACGGAGCTGCTGAGGGTACTCAGGCAGCTGCTGCACCCAGTGTATGTGCTGCCCGATTGTTGGTTCCTGGGGCTCAAGCAATTAACCTAATTGGGAAGCAAGGTGCCACAATCAAGGCAATCCAGGAGGGCACGGGTGCTACAATACGGGTTATATCAGTAG ATGAACGAGAGCGACCGTTCTATGTAACTGAAGATGAAAGGATAGTTGAGATACAAGGTGAAACAGAGAGAGTTGTAAAAGCACTTCAAGCAGTTTCTAACCATCTGCGGAAATTTTTGGTTGACCATAGTGTGCTTCCATTATTTGAAAAGACT AATACTACGGTGAGTCAAGACCATGGTGGTGATGGTTGGAGTGATATGTCACATCCTTCAATTGGTTCTACACAAGTAAACCAACCACCTTCGGTAGTTGATGAATATATTCTTCCGGTGAAGAGGGATCTCTTGTTTCTTGAACGAGAACATTTGGTAGATCATAACATTCATCGCTCAGGCGTATCACTTTATGGGCGGGATCCTGCCTTGTCAACATTACGACCCCCTGGGATACATGGTGCTGGCCATCTACTTACACAG ATAACTCAGACCATGCAGATCCCACTTACATATGCAGAAGACATTATAGGAGTTAAAGGAGCAAACATTGCATACATACGAGCTAATAGTGGGGCTGTTGTCACAATTCAGGAGAGTTTGGGTAGCCCTGATGATATTACTGTTGAAATAAAGGGGACATCGTCGCAGGTACAAGCTGCCCAACAGCTCATCCAG GACTCGTTGGCTGCACACAGAGAACCTGTCAGGAGCAGCTATGTAGGGGCAGGATTAGATCCAGTGTATAGGTCCAGCTACTCACAGTATGGCAGCTCCACCTATCCATCGTCATCGCTGCCATCTTATTCTAGCATCGATGATGGTAGATATCCGTCTTCAGGTCTGGGCGGGTATGGGTCGAGTTACCGGTACTAG
- the LOC133903037 gene encoding trihelix transcription factor ENAP1-like — protein MSSSSSDQAKDDAVSSPDLPPLAAPVAAAAAAAAAAASSGGGVGGGGSGRRLPPPCWTHEETLALIEAYRDRWEALRKGNLRAADWDDVAGAVTARCGRFPTATHKSGVQCRHKIEKLRKRYRAERGRSAGRSKGPKWPFFPLLHDLAGGGAPDPSPNAIVKIKTKGPAPPASPPSPVSSPSSEEAVRSRSLHGLISNGGAGSGLRFTIPKASRTKPAAAAARPERSGSEDDAESEAMAEVAAALRAVGEGFMRTEERRLELSLQMEKERMESEMKRTQTMLDAQQLFLEAFLGKQQQQQHKRAKLSPAMEED, from the coding sequence ATGTCTTCCTCGTCCTCCGACCAGGCCAAGGACGACGCCGTCTCCTCCCCCGACCTCCCGCCGCTGGCCGCTCccgtcgcggcggcggcggctgcagcGGCGGCAGCCGCGTCGTCGGGCGGAGGGGTGGGAGGGGGCGGCTCCGGGCGGaggctgccgccgccgtgctggaCGCACGAGGAGACGCTGGCGCTCATCGAGGCGTACCGCGACAGGTGGGAGGCGCTGCGCAAGGGCAACCTGCGAGCCGCGGACTGGGACGACGTGGCCGGCGCCGTCACCGCCCGCTGCGGGAGGTTCCCCACGGCCACCCACAAGTCCGGCGTGCAGTGCCGCCACAAGATCGAGAAGCTCCGGAAGCGGTACCGCGCTGAGCGCGGCCGCTCCGCCGGCCGCTCCAAGGGGCCCAAGTGGCCCTTCTTCCCGCTCCTCCACGACCTCGCCGGCGGTGGCGCGCCCGACCCCAGCCCCAACGCCATcgtcaagatcaagaccaagggCCCCGCCCCGCCAGCGTCCCCGCCTTCCCCCGTATCCTCCCCTTCCTCCGAGGAAGCCGTGCGGAGCAGGAGCCTGCACGGGCTCATCTCCAACGGCGGTGCCGGGAGCGGGCTGCGCTTCACCATCCCCAAGGCCTCGCGCACGaagcccgcggcggcggcggcgaggcccgAGAGGAGCGGCAGCGAGGACGACGCCGAGTCAGAGGCCATGGCTGAGGTCGCGGCCGCGCTGCGGGCCGTCGGGGAGGGGTTCATGAGGACGGAGGAACGCAGGCTGGAGCTGTCCCTCCAGATGGAGAAGGAGCGGATGGAGTCGGAGATGAAGCGCACCCAGACGATGCTCGACGCGCAGCAGCTCTTCCTCGAGGCCTTCCTcggcaagcagcagcagcagcagcacaagaGGGCCAAGCTCTCCCCAGCCATGGAGGAGGACTGA
- the LOC133903039 gene encoding polyadenylate-binding protein 1-like isoform X3 encodes MGGSGGRYFPVEDSEADPSAAELRARLSSKDQDIEEMRRRLRELEKLDYEIPPAASHEEEPETAASATTAEKAEVDARSIYVGNVDYACLPEEVQQHFQYCGSINRVTILTDSFGQPKGFAYVEFDEVEAVQNALLLNETELHGRPLKVCPKRTNIPGMKHSRGRHPVHPFYPTYGCNQHIITFEVT; translated from the exons ATGGGCGGCTCCGGCGGACGATACTTCCCCGTCGAGGACAGCGAGGCGGACCCTTCCGCCGCCGAGCTCCGCGCCCGCCTCTCCTCCAAGGACCAG GATATCGAGGAAATGCGGAGGCGGCTGCGGGAGTTGGAGAAGCTCGACTACGAGATACCACCCGCCGCATCTCATG AAGAAGAACCAGAAACAGCTGCTTCAGCAACAACTGCTGAGAAGGCAGAGGTGGATGCTCGCTCTATATATGTCGGGAAT GTTGACTATGCTTGCTTGCCGGAAGAAGTTCAGCAGCATTTTCAGTATTGTGGAAGTATCAACAGGGTGACAATCTTGACAGACAGCTTTGGTCAACCCAAAGGGTTTGCTTATGTGGAATTTGATGAAGTTGAGGCTGTCCAGAATGCTCTCCTTTTGAATGAAACAGAACTACATGGTCGTCCTTTGAAG GTCTGTCCAAAAAGAACTAACATCCCAGGAATGAAGCATTCTAGGGGAAGGCACCCAGTTCATCCCTTCTATCCAACATATGG GTGTAATCAGCACATTATCACTTTTGAGGTGACTTAA
- the LOC133903039 gene encoding polyadenylate-binding protein 1-like isoform X2, translated as MGGSGGRYFPVEDSEADPSAAELRARLSSKDQDIEEMRRRLRELEKLDYEIPPAASHEEPETAASATTAEKAEVDARSIYVGNVDYACLPEEVQQHFQYCGSINRVTILTDSFGQPKGFAYVEFDEVEAVQNALLLNETELHGRPLKVCPKRTNIPGMKHSRGRHPVHPFYPTYGKVPRFRRFPGYSYSPYY; from the exons ATGGGCGGCTCCGGCGGACGATACTTCCCCGTCGAGGACAGCGAGGCGGACCCTTCCGCCGCCGAGCTCCGCGCCCGCCTCTCCTCCAAGGACCAG GATATCGAGGAAATGCGGAGGCGGCTGCGGGAGTTGGAGAAGCTCGACTACGAGATACCACCCGCCGCATCTCATG AAGAACCAGAAACAGCTGCTTCAGCAACAACTGCTGAGAAGGCAGAGGTGGATGCTCGCTCTATATATGTCGGGAAT GTTGACTATGCTTGCTTGCCGGAAGAAGTTCAGCAGCATTTTCAGTATTGTGGAAGTATCAACAGGGTGACAATCTTGACAGACAGCTTTGGTCAACCCAAAGGGTTTGCTTATGTGGAATTTGATGAAGTTGAGGCTGTCCAGAATGCTCTCCTTTTGAATGAAACAGAACTACATGGTCGTCCTTTGAAG GTCTGTCCAAAAAGAACTAACATCCCAGGAATGAAGCATTCTAGGGGAAGGCACCCAGTTCATCCCTTCTATCCAACATATGG GAAGGTACCAAGGTTCAGGAGGTTCCCGGGATACAGCTACAGCCCTTACTACTGA